A portion of the Scylla paramamosain isolate STU-SP2022 chromosome 2, ASM3559412v1, whole genome shotgun sequence genome contains these proteins:
- the LOC135114250 gene encoding uncharacterized protein LOC135114250 isoform X2 yields MSRQPSIPKMEVSPPSKMPAGFNLDDFLFSKLYKSVIVVGTHTINEVLQVIFRKRAGENISTYTVNQLIMEMKLSNKKMNNIANKIGGKLLEEKLLAFKIDVTGGIFLLQKVFHEEYKKLSSHCQTQIQTFRELRNSLSHNYPLIHYDFEPCDEKLNFLLEKNEDIGILQNEIRKLQERKKGTNAGKELDQIEKYIGEKKKELYVFIKIEKLKIILKDILENVAAEFKEDLTHCKNELDKILTDISRAKVEQYDQDTYNSEVQMFKSDPVHELVTKAREELKEHYKKLRVANPCPWMVMDQAEKSSVVNFYIDKIYTPLKIEGPGKEILTEELLVTNKNLGKETVMSPALVVSGLAGSGKSSLCLYLLHHWAEGTEEIKTLKDYNLVIFVDMRTIKSSTLEEYLKTQRIKKSTAGISSHDLIQRLDDLKLLFIIDGYDEAKKSSKKMVEEILAKFSEQHIVVTTRGEFCSEVKGLATRHHVEYLTVEICGFDSSRIHEFTEKVFAVVRNSPFYIQTEACNARTSASFINYVQKRAKILEKLLELPLTLALMIYLWIDCPATLNRVTTATSLYYELFCLYQKKLKDRLKNPCPDSTLENLLLLIGKKAWELLLSEESVLSKDDEKEIEKECINEGCPKEELMSAFLVYEYYDTDSECSYDYSFIHKTQMEYLSAYFLVEEVENRSLHYAQKHFCGSEFHQVITFVIGHFARKRIINSNLDEIFTLLDNVDSNDFNFWWKLLTESQNNKTFLMELCTRKLHHNKWKLSDDNVVSGLELLIAAPTYINELVIEINNIDPYDVKDLLSIMERMKINLQDRYNKRNPILTELLFWQHFQTKCKYPSDRLLRTLYPWGHLRNFVGSVGEQKSGYEVLNYCYKVKNLRIRLDTCGAEVCLANSLKRIGNSIRNLRVTLVLDPLECDASSLVCLPNDRFTGCLELTLPNMTDENKMWIVEVVTKLTGGTSNGCSRLVFDRSTLSLYTVLYLMTKLRNVVHEKITVSTIYELTIQERIELEKEEKRTHMEVNWISP; encoded by the exons ATGTCCAGACAACCATCCATACCCAAGATGGAAGTATCTCCTCCATCAAAAATGCCGGCAGGCTTCAATTTGGATGACTTTTTGTTCAGTAAATTGTACAAGAGTGTAATTGTAGTGGGTACACATACTATAAATGAGGTCTTACAAGTTATTTTTCGGAAAAGGGCTGGAGAGAATATCTCTACCTACACTGTAAATCAGTTGATTATGGAGATGAAACTCAGTAACAAAAAGATGAACAATATTGCTAACAAGATAGGTGGCAAGCTCCTTGAGGAGAAACTTCTTGCATTTAAGATTGATGTGACTGGTGGAATCTTTCTTTTACAGAAAGTGTTTCATGAAGAATACAAAAAACTATCAAGTCACTGCCAGACACAGATTCAGACTTTCCGAGAACTCAGAAACTCCCTTAGCCACAACTATCCTCTTATTCACTATGACTTTGAACCATGTGATgaaaaactaaattttttactggagaaaaatgaagatattgGTATTCTTcagaatgaaataagaaaattacaggaaaggaaaaaggggaccAATGCAGGTAAGGAATTAGATCAAATTGAAAAATACattggtgaaaagaaaaaagaactatATGTTTTTATTAAGATAGAAAAACTAAAGATAATCCTTAAAGATATATTAGAAAATGTTGCTGCAGAATTTAAAGAAGATTTAACACATTGTAAAAATGAGTTAGATAAAATCCTTACTGATATTAGCAGAGCCAAGGTGGAGCAGTATGATCAGGATACTTACAATTCAGAAGTGCAGATGTTTAAGAGTGACCCTGTACATGAGTTGGTCACCAAGGCTCGAGAAGAATTGAAAGAGCATTACAAAAAACTGAGAGTTGCTAACCCCTGCCCTTGGATGGTGATGGATCAAGCTGAAAAGTCCTCAGTGGTtaatttttacattgataaAATTTATACTCCACTTAAAATTGAGGGTCCTGGGAAAGAAATCTTAACTGAGGAACTGCTGGTTACTAATAAGAATTTAGGGAAGGAAACAGTAATGTCTCCAGCATTAGTGGTGTCTGGTCTAGCAGGTTCAGGGAaatcttctctctgtctttaccTCCTCCATCATTGGGCAGAGGGcacagaagaaataaaaacgcTGAAAGATTACAACCTAGTAATTTTTGTGGATATGCGAACTATAAAGTCTAGCACCCTAGAGGAATATTTAAAAACACAAAGGATAAAGAAGTCCACTGCTGGCATTTCCTCACATGATCTTATTCAGCGACTGGATGACTTGAAATTACTCTTCATTATTGATGGCTATGATGAAGCCAAGAAGTCCTCAAAGAAAATGGTAGAGGAGATACTAGCAAAGTTTTCAGAGCAACACATTGTAGTAACTACACGCGGAGAGTTCTGCAGTGAAGTGAAGGGACTTGCCACGAGACATCATGTGGAATACCTCACTGTAGAAATTTGTGGGTTTGATAGCTCCAGAATTCATGAATTCACTGAAAAAGTATTTGCAGTAGTAAGAAACTCTCCATTTTATATTCAGACTGAAGCCTGTAATGCAAGAACTTCTGCCAGCTTCATTAACTATGTACAGAAGCGAGCCAAGATTCTGGAGAAACTTCTTGAGTTGCCGTTGACATTGGCACTTATGATATACTTGTGGATAGACTGTCCAGCCACTCTGAACAGAGTTACCACTGCCACATCTCTCTATTATGAACTATTTTGTTTGTAccagaagaaattaaaagatcgTCTGAAGAATCCTTGTCCAGATAGTACTCTTGAAAACTTATTGCTCCTTATAGGAAAGAAAGCATGGGAACTGTTATTAAGTGAAGAATCAGTATTGtcaaaagatgatgaaaaagaaatagagaaagagtgTATAAATGAAGGATGCCCTAAGGAGGAGCTGATGTCTGCATTCCTTGTCTATGAGTATTATGACACTGATTCAGAATGCAGTTATGACTACTCTTTTATACACAAAACTCAGATGGAGTATCTCAGTGCATATTTTTTGGTGGAAGAAGTTGAAAATAGAAGCCTTCATTATGCCCAAAAACATTTCTGTGGATCTGAATTTCATCAGGTTATCACATTTGTCATTGGGCATTTTGctagaaaaagaataattaattcAAATTTGGATGAGATTTTTACATTGCTAGATAATGTTGATTCAAATGATTTCAACTTCTGGTGGAAGTTGTTGACAGAATCACAGAATAATAAAACATTTCTCATGGAACTTTGTACAAGAAAATTGCATCATAATAAGTGGAAACTTTCTGATGATAATGTTGTGTCTGGACTTGAGTTGCTGATTGCTGCTCCAACATATATAAATGAACTTGTCATTGAAATAAATAACATTGATCCCTATGATGTCAAGGATCTGTTGAGCATcatggagagaatgaaaataaatctgCAGGACcgatataataaaagaaatcctATTCTTACTGAACTGCTTTTCTGGCAACATTTTCAAACAAAGTGTAAATACCCTTCTGACAGGCTGCTCCGCACCCTGTACCCATGGGGCCACCTAAGGAATTTTGTTGGAAGTGTTGGTGAACAGAAATCAGGCTATGAAGTGCTGAATTACTGCTATAAGGTCAAGAATCTGAGAATTAGACTTGATACTTGTGGTGCAGAAGTTTGCCTTGCCAACAGCCTGAAAAGAATTGGCAATAGTATTAGAAATTTGCGTGTGACGCTAGTGCTGGACCCATTAGAGTGTGATGCTAGCAGTCTGGTGTGCCTTCCTAATGACAGATTTACAGGTTGCCTGGAATTGACTCTACCAAATATGACTGATGAGAACAAGATGTGgatagtggaggtggtgacAAAACTCACTGGAGGAACAAG CAATGGGTGTTCAAGACTTGTCTTTGACAGAAGCACCCTTTCCCTTTATACAGTGTTGTACCTTATGACAAAGCTGCGTAATGTGGTGCATGAAAAGATCACTGTCAGTACCATTTATGAATTGACTATTCAAGAACGGATTGaactggagaaagaggaaaaaagaactcATATGGAAGTAAATTGGATAAGCCCATAG
- the LOC135114250 gene encoding uncharacterized protein LOC135114250 isoform X1 gives MPSNRKQKKKKDVPQGQPACEASSALPMSRQPSIPKMEVSPPSKMPAGFNLDDFLFSKLYKSVIVVGTHTINEVLQVIFRKRAGENISTYTVNQLIMEMKLSNKKMNNIANKIGGKLLEEKLLAFKIDVTGGIFLLQKVFHEEYKKLSSHCQTQIQTFRELRNSLSHNYPLIHYDFEPCDEKLNFLLEKNEDIGILQNEIRKLQERKKGTNAGKELDQIEKYIGEKKKELYVFIKIEKLKIILKDILENVAAEFKEDLTHCKNELDKILTDISRAKVEQYDQDTYNSEVQMFKSDPVHELVTKAREELKEHYKKLRVANPCPWMVMDQAEKSSVVNFYIDKIYTPLKIEGPGKEILTEELLVTNKNLGKETVMSPALVVSGLAGSGKSSLCLYLLHHWAEGTEEIKTLKDYNLVIFVDMRTIKSSTLEEYLKTQRIKKSTAGISSHDLIQRLDDLKLLFIIDGYDEAKKSSKKMVEEILAKFSEQHIVVTTRGEFCSEVKGLATRHHVEYLTVEICGFDSSRIHEFTEKVFAVVRNSPFYIQTEACNARTSASFINYVQKRAKILEKLLELPLTLALMIYLWIDCPATLNRVTTATSLYYELFCLYQKKLKDRLKNPCPDSTLENLLLLIGKKAWELLLSEESVLSKDDEKEIEKECINEGCPKEELMSAFLVYEYYDTDSECSYDYSFIHKTQMEYLSAYFLVEEVENRSLHYAQKHFCGSEFHQVITFVIGHFARKRIINSNLDEIFTLLDNVDSNDFNFWWKLLTESQNNKTFLMELCTRKLHHNKWKLSDDNVVSGLELLIAAPTYINELVIEINNIDPYDVKDLLSIMERMKINLQDRYNKRNPILTELLFWQHFQTKCKYPSDRLLRTLYPWGHLRNFVGSVGEQKSGYEVLNYCYKVKNLRIRLDTCGAEVCLANSLKRIGNSIRNLRVTLVLDPLECDASSLVCLPNDRFTGCLELTLPNMTDENKMWIVEVVTKLTGGTSNGCSRLVFDRSTLSLYTVLYLMTKLRNVVHEKITVSTIYELTIQERIELEKEEKRTHMEVNWISP, from the exons atgtacCTCAAGGACAACCAGCTTGTGAGGCTTCTTCAGCATTGCCCATGTCCAGACAACCATCCATACCCAAGATGGAAGTATCTCCTCCATCAAAAATGCCGGCAGGCTTCAATTTGGATGACTTTTTGTTCAGTAAATTGTACAAGAGTGTAATTGTAGTGGGTACACATACTATAAATGAGGTCTTACAAGTTATTTTTCGGAAAAGGGCTGGAGAGAATATCTCTACCTACACTGTAAATCAGTTGATTATGGAGATGAAACTCAGTAACAAAAAGATGAACAATATTGCTAACAAGATAGGTGGCAAGCTCCTTGAGGAGAAACTTCTTGCATTTAAGATTGATGTGACTGGTGGAATCTTTCTTTTACAGAAAGTGTTTCATGAAGAATACAAAAAACTATCAAGTCACTGCCAGACACAGATTCAGACTTTCCGAGAACTCAGAAACTCCCTTAGCCACAACTATCCTCTTATTCACTATGACTTTGAACCATGTGATgaaaaactaaattttttactggagaaaaatgaagatattgGTATTCTTcagaatgaaataagaaaattacaggaaaggaaaaaggggaccAATGCAGGTAAGGAATTAGATCAAATTGAAAAATACattggtgaaaagaaaaaagaactatATGTTTTTATTAAGATAGAAAAACTAAAGATAATCCTTAAAGATATATTAGAAAATGTTGCTGCAGAATTTAAAGAAGATTTAACACATTGTAAAAATGAGTTAGATAAAATCCTTACTGATATTAGCAGAGCCAAGGTGGAGCAGTATGATCAGGATACTTACAATTCAGAAGTGCAGATGTTTAAGAGTGACCCTGTACATGAGTTGGTCACCAAGGCTCGAGAAGAATTGAAAGAGCATTACAAAAAACTGAGAGTTGCTAACCCCTGCCCTTGGATGGTGATGGATCAAGCTGAAAAGTCCTCAGTGGTtaatttttacattgataaAATTTATACTCCACTTAAAATTGAGGGTCCTGGGAAAGAAATCTTAACTGAGGAACTGCTGGTTACTAATAAGAATTTAGGGAAGGAAACAGTAATGTCTCCAGCATTAGTGGTGTCTGGTCTAGCAGGTTCAGGGAaatcttctctctgtctttaccTCCTCCATCATTGGGCAGAGGGcacagaagaaataaaaacgcTGAAAGATTACAACCTAGTAATTTTTGTGGATATGCGAACTATAAAGTCTAGCACCCTAGAGGAATATTTAAAAACACAAAGGATAAAGAAGTCCACTGCTGGCATTTCCTCACATGATCTTATTCAGCGACTGGATGACTTGAAATTACTCTTCATTATTGATGGCTATGATGAAGCCAAGAAGTCCTCAAAGAAAATGGTAGAGGAGATACTAGCAAAGTTTTCAGAGCAACACATTGTAGTAACTACACGCGGAGAGTTCTGCAGTGAAGTGAAGGGACTTGCCACGAGACATCATGTGGAATACCTCACTGTAGAAATTTGTGGGTTTGATAGCTCCAGAATTCATGAATTCACTGAAAAAGTATTTGCAGTAGTAAGAAACTCTCCATTTTATATTCAGACTGAAGCCTGTAATGCAAGAACTTCTGCCAGCTTCATTAACTATGTACAGAAGCGAGCCAAGATTCTGGAGAAACTTCTTGAGTTGCCGTTGACATTGGCACTTATGATATACTTGTGGATAGACTGTCCAGCCACTCTGAACAGAGTTACCACTGCCACATCTCTCTATTATGAACTATTTTGTTTGTAccagaagaaattaaaagatcgTCTGAAGAATCCTTGTCCAGATAGTACTCTTGAAAACTTATTGCTCCTTATAGGAAAGAAAGCATGGGAACTGTTATTAAGTGAAGAATCAGTATTGtcaaaagatgatgaaaaagaaatagagaaagagtgTATAAATGAAGGATGCCCTAAGGAGGAGCTGATGTCTGCATTCCTTGTCTATGAGTATTATGACACTGATTCAGAATGCAGTTATGACTACTCTTTTATACACAAAACTCAGATGGAGTATCTCAGTGCATATTTTTTGGTGGAAGAAGTTGAAAATAGAAGCCTTCATTATGCCCAAAAACATTTCTGTGGATCTGAATTTCATCAGGTTATCACATTTGTCATTGGGCATTTTGctagaaaaagaataattaattcAAATTTGGATGAGATTTTTACATTGCTAGATAATGTTGATTCAAATGATTTCAACTTCTGGTGGAAGTTGTTGACAGAATCACAGAATAATAAAACATTTCTCATGGAACTTTGTACAAGAAAATTGCATCATAATAAGTGGAAACTTTCTGATGATAATGTTGTGTCTGGACTTGAGTTGCTGATTGCTGCTCCAACATATATAAATGAACTTGTCATTGAAATAAATAACATTGATCCCTATGATGTCAAGGATCTGTTGAGCATcatggagagaatgaaaataaatctgCAGGACcgatataataaaagaaatcctATTCTTACTGAACTGCTTTTCTGGCAACATTTTCAAACAAAGTGTAAATACCCTTCTGACAGGCTGCTCCGCACCCTGTACCCATGGGGCCACCTAAGGAATTTTGTTGGAAGTGTTGGTGAACAGAAATCAGGCTATGAAGTGCTGAATTACTGCTATAAGGTCAAGAATCTGAGAATTAGACTTGATACTTGTGGTGCAGAAGTTTGCCTTGCCAACAGCCTGAAAAGAATTGGCAATAGTATTAGAAATTTGCGTGTGACGCTAGTGCTGGACCCATTAGAGTGTGATGCTAGCAGTCTGGTGTGCCTTCCTAATGACAGATTTACAGGTTGCCTGGAATTGACTCTACCAAATATGACTGATGAGAACAAGATGTGgatagtggaggtggtgacAAAACTCACTGGAGGAACAAG CAATGGGTGTTCAAGACTTGTCTTTGACAGAAGCACCCTTTCCCTTTATACAGTGTTGTACCTTATGACAAAGCTGCGTAATGTGGTGCATGAAAAGATCACTGTCAGTACCATTTATGAATTGACTATTCAAGAACGGATTGaactggagaaagaggaaaaaagaactcATATGGAAGTAAATTGGATAAGCCCATAG